A single window of Lutzomyia longipalpis isolate SR_M1_2022 chromosome 1, ASM2433408v1 DNA harbors:
- the LOC129797525 gene encoding pickpocket protein 28-like, with translation MRKLTVQKERPSIGHLKKDTPKIHHQDPFPEEVLNYYCSSTSSSGFKFLIHAPMETPKLANYGFFVPPGKETRVVVTPKVNEASDLIRRVSIQQRQCVFANEWNLSYFRTYTQKNCEMECESKTIAEQCGCIMYYMPKTEADIEICSLKDVECYENIKNAIKGNASFSCSCLPACHEIEYERRFSSGPLGVGKFLIKERFLNKFAPEFVRENIAVVHIYFASNTFHSFTKGELIGFTEFLSSTGGLLGLFMGFSVVSLIEIFYYILLKPHCFKRNQQIHTTIQTINPAFTSWKRSNSVSPVRRFFQNSYVGKNVYPYCE, from the exons atgaggaaattaaCAGTTCAAAAGGAGAGGCCATCGATTGGACACCTGAAAAAGGATACCCCGAAAATACACCATCAAGATCCTTTCCCAGAAGAAGTATTG AACTACTACTGCTCCTCTACAAGCAGTTCAGGATTTAAATTCCTCATACATGCCCCAATGGAAACACCAAAGCTTGCTAATTATGGCTTTTTTGTGCCACCTGGTAAAGAGACGAGAGTAGTTGTAACACCAAAGGTCAATGAAGCATCAGATTTAATTCGTAG gGTTTCCATTCAGCAGCGTCAATGTGTTTTTGCAAATGAATGGAATCTCTCTTACTTTCGGACTTATACCCAAAAGAACTGCGAAATGGAATGCGAATCAAAAACAATTGCAGAACAATGTGGCTGTATTATGTACTACATGCCTAAAACTGAGGCAGATATTGAAATTTGCAGTCTAAAAGATGTCGAATGTTATGAGAATATTAAGAATGCCATCAAAGGTAATGCCAGCTTTTCCTGCAGTTGCCTTCCGGCATGTCATGAGATTGAGTATGAGCGGAGATTTTCTTCCGGTCCATTGGGAGTTGGGAAGTTTCTTATAAAAGAACgctttctcaataaattcgcACCTGAATTTGTGCG ggaaaatatTGCAGTCGTTCATATTTATTTCGCTTCAAATACCTTTCATAGTTTCACAAAAGGAGAACTAATTGGATTTACAGAATTTCTCT CTAGCACTGGAGGACTTCTAGGACTCTTTATGGGTTTTAGCGTTGTTTCTCTCATTGAAATCTTTTACTATATCTTACTAAAACCACACTGTTTCAAGAGAAATCAACAAATTCACACCACTATTCAAACAATTAATCCTGCTTTTACCTCCTGGAAAAGATCAAACTCCGTATCACCAGTTAGgagatttttccaaaataGTTATGTCGGGAAGAATGTTTATCCATATTGCGAATAA